In Castanea sativa cultivar Marrone di Chiusa Pesio chromosome 6, ASM4071231v1, a single window of DNA contains:
- the LOC142638042 gene encoding uncharacterized protein LOC142638042, producing the protein MESLEKMGQPQLFLSLKRGLALSIQEVFATEKFVEDSRKRAGMEQELRQEAERSLDQALAEKGKLTSQLADLKRERDGDKASLKTMGSQVEGQRKLLRQKDDKLAQVQQARSDLEKELTRAKEEAHAHKHALEAAKKASYQEGVIKMQEELTEAFAALCREYCQQVWGEAMNAAGVPQVSELRKPENIWLPLDIQEIEDPSVPASPTLPPVVQELAPTPTEPEGSHKEKDKCDDAEKEEVPSVEPLIPSTEKGKQALSTFELELKSTEAGSSSLQDPPFLV; encoded by the exons atggaatccttagagaagatgggccagccgcagttgttcctctcactaaaaaggggtttagctctg tccatccaagaggtttttgcgaccgagaagttcgtggaggattctcgaaaGCGCGCTGGAATGGAGCAGGAGTTAagacaagaggcagaaaggtctcTGGACCAGGCTCTGGCAGAGAAAGGGAAGCTCACTTCACAGCTGGCCGAcctgaaaagagagagagacggcgacaaggccagcttgaagacgatggggAGTCAAGtagaggggcagcgtaagctcctccgtcaaaaggatgacaagcttgcccaagtccaacaggcacgctccgacttggaaaaggagcttacacGGGCGAAAGAGGAAGCTCACGCCCACAAGCACGCCctagaggccgcgaagaaggccagttacCAGGAGGGGGTTATCAAAATGCAAGaggagctgacagaggcttttgcggccttgtgccgtgagtactgtcagcaggtctggggggaggccatgaatgcagcaggggttcctcaagtttccgaactgaggaagcccgagaacatttggcttcccctagacatacaggaaattgaagacccttcTGTTCCTGCCTCTCCTActcttcctcctgtggtgcaagagcttgctcctactcctacagaacctgaaggttcccataaagagaaggacaagtgtgaCGATGCCGAAAAGGAGGAAGTCCCCAGcgtggagcccctcattccttcaacagaAAAAGGGAAACAGGCCTTGTCGACCTTTGAATTGGAATTGAAGAGTaccgaggctggcagcagctcccttcaagacccccctttcctagtttag